One genomic window of Blastopirellula retiformator includes the following:
- a CDS encoding TauD/TfdA family dioxygenase: protein MKKNVNQSLASPDAFRRRPSQAEPTEHHYQECDSQGFVFVVESTFPGGLEWFASNRNWIHAKLKEHGAIIFRGFTNQAASEFHDWMITVCSRTLKYEGRSSPRTKVFENVYTSTDYPPDRRIPFHNESSYRREFPTFIAFYCARPAEGGGQTGLVRTDQMLGRIPESIRLRFEERKWMYVRNFQPGVGMSWQESFCTDDKAQIEAHCRRESMTFQWLSNVHLQTRAIRDPIIVHPVTGEKCWFNHACFFHRTSLDPDIRAMLEEQLGVEYLPTNSFYGDGGEIDAKTIDQIRQAYLVNSVNIEWQTGDLLLVDNIMTAHCRAPYQGNRLIYAAMA, encoded by the coding sequence ATGAAGAAGAACGTTAATCAAAGTCTCGCCTCGCCTGACGCTTTCCGACGACGTCCCTCGCAAGCTGAGCCAACCGAGCATCATTATCAGGAGTGCGACAGCCAGGGCTTCGTTTTCGTCGTCGAGTCCACGTTTCCCGGCGGTCTCGAGTGGTTTGCTTCGAATCGAAATTGGATTCATGCGAAATTGAAAGAACATGGTGCAATCATCTTTCGCGGCTTTACAAATCAGGCTGCTTCCGAATTTCATGATTGGATGATCACGGTTTGCAGTAGGACACTCAAGTATGAAGGCAGGTCATCCCCTCGAACGAAAGTATTTGAAAACGTCTACACGTCGACTGACTATCCGCCGGATCGACGCATTCCTTTCCACAACGAAAGCTCTTATCGAAGAGAGTTTCCAACGTTTATCGCATTTTATTGTGCGAGACCAGCCGAAGGCGGCGGACAGACGGGGCTCGTGCGTACCGACCAAATGTTAGGCCGAATACCGGAGTCAATCCGTTTGAGATTTGAAGAACGTAAATGGATGTACGTGCGAAACTTTCAGCCGGGGGTTGGGATGTCCTGGCAAGAGTCATTTTGTACGGACGACAAAGCGCAAATCGAAGCGCATTGCCGTCGCGAATCGATGACGTTTCAATGGTTGTCGAACGTGCATCTTCAAACAAGAGCGATTCGCGATCCAATCATTGTGCACCCAGTTACCGGCGAAAAGTGCTGGTTCAATCACGCGTGCTTTTTCCACAGGACAAGTCTTGATCCTGATATACGCGCAATGCTGGAGGAACAGTTGGGCGTCGAGTATCTTCCAACCAATTCGTTTTATGGCGATGGCGGTGAGATTGATGCGAAGACCATCGATCAGATTCGCCAGGCATATCTGGTCAACAGTGTTAACATCGAGTGGCAAACAGGCGACCTATTGCTTGTCGACAACATCATGACAGCCCACTGCAGAGCACCTTACCAGGGAAATCGGCTGATCTATGCTGCAATGGCGTGA
- a CDS encoding non-ribosomal peptide synthetase, whose amino-acid sequence MRMRILVNGLLDGARLEAAVDAVCQRHEILTSRFDLAESSGWPLQTVTQEHRCITLTYQEAESHDGIHRVDLELPAICCDAASLRVLFSEIVDEYESPGPIPPPALQYAQFAEWQLGGDRKEFSKSSRRTFRLPFEIESKGVGDDPQTYSIGLVCRREDIQHVDVEDILVSAWCAALSRFVETDPLICSVFDDGRIFPELLGCVGPIARYLNVSVSSPDSDFSDYVERVALQLQKKFDNPIFELPGSDIGFAYRERTGEEVVKSRRWQLEELSDSPSQFKIALKCAQSESGILGAIQFDRSKLDVGLVASISGVFKTFLGASLKSPLRAVQSIGLCSPNQFDQEHAHLTSSDGVSLGGQFVTNVYDAFHAQVQLGGQRVALSSGDQSISFEELDVRVRCIAGWLVDNGLCLEQFVVLCHLDSAEFVTAALAVMCAGGAFVPISDESPPSFINAIEKQLKPAFILTSDSAYEGFSNAATIVQCLSDIPSSVLVREVEQNAKGRNLAYCLFTSGSSGRPKGVGVSHRSLLQYLGNAERHYFGHSNKSSVLHTSISADLTITSYLGPLVTGGSVECLPSGTGIDRLNALTRCKSKFGVLKMTPSHLRALTGAIANCPAFKSVHTLILGGEGLLGADISEWRAEYPKCKIINEYGPTESTVGCSLFEVSARLEKIPIGTAMDGCEIFILDQDLNPLPVGITGDLYIAGNALARGYLGDPALTAIRFVPHPRRSGQRIYKSGDLARKRPDGQIEFCGRIDDQMKVRGHRVSVSDVEYSIRQLDAIADVAVVAKGNGESEVSLAAYVVLKHREVHRDAKLRELLGEVLLDFMIPNELHVVDSIPYTVSGKVNRAQLIEQSGSDAQRSHPPRGVEEVLASLWAQVLGTEEIDSGADFFRLGGDSIRAVQVATLARKRGLSLSTENLYQTPVLRELARTLRAGNEQIESTLPFDLIDANEHPNLPEEIEDAFPASFTQQGMVFHNRLDRDEAVYHDIFSFHLAAPFDEPTFRQALNGLISRHPILRASFDFGNHNAPLVLIHKNSPDSLTVEDIRSISPQKQGVVIDGAIAEERKTGFDVDKLPLIRFKIHRRGEDQFQFLLSFHHAIIDGWSDATMLTELFSDYLNRLEGKPLRISSPVCSFRDFVKLELEASRSDTALGYWKGVVDGCEYFQLNQYHFMRPPAGRRSITRNSKLPRQHTIRLRSIAREMAVPLKSVLLSAHFRAMSELSGKRDVTTFVVASGRQEVEDGDRVLGLFINSVPVRLQVDRSWKRLIEQVYRAECDFLPHRRCPNSIIRQFCQHPISDVLFYFTDYHIYQQSQSLNRVELLDYKPHEVTSFPLTISFSVDPRSDDIELEINANGFQFSESTVLEIESLLLASIESVSHFKEGHQPPLSWTCEPVIDTGANTRFDGSDLSVVELFESQADQIPQHTAVTCGNATQTFADVREMANHVSSNLISLELNREDPVIVCIQRCLELPAIILGIMRAGGVYVPVSPDTPPARLREIACRLRPRLLVTNAQDELCGMNLHDGSLSPETKIIELADLLAEGGAFTKSTTITQQSLAYTIFTSGTTGQPKGVMINHESLTNRLLWMKAEYVVTRDDHILHKTPMTFDVSVWELLLPLISGARLVIALPDAHKNPRELCSLIEAQAVSIVHFVPTLLSEFLHDIPASCRLPRLRVLICSGEELTNRACELLHERLPSVDIVNLYGPTEATIDVSAHRYVFPEQPPIPIGRAIDNVTLCVLDDLVPVAPGGHGELCIGGVAVARGYFNQPDLTAERFVPDPFGRPGSRMYRTGDIARTLPSGEIAYLGRSDRQVKVLGVRIELEEVERVLRSHVGVSDVAAVLYQNKAGEHQQIVVFVVKSDPSLSVNAINHHYREHLTSVVPAVIFLDQLPRLASGKIDRSNLPDPTKLLSERTVAQPASGTEQVVARIWKEVLGLEFVGREDNFFQLGGNSLELMRVSARLKSELGADVSIKDLYGCNDLAECASITQKSDNWDQYDPGHQIQTKEGGRFEASLSQEGIWIAINSGRASNSGFQIPVLLECEGELDLTSLERSVQHLDRLYPALRSRFCNDSGSLSFEIIDNPTPNRIVMCRGEEVDFRGWIDNQLESLNDLETGCLFGVSVVQHSPSRFDVLIVVHHIVADGWSMQVLLNDLCETYECIVNGRSTRATCEPNYCELDRLAADRRKFERGDWNSDLNWWQQRLSEFRDIPLAKNPCLAATNRVSAETQERHADAESNGEYRTQELSLSLSARATEYAQANHASSFAVMLHSFFQLLSFYTEERDLVVGTDVARQPGNQDTVGCFTNQMPIRHELDWEDTYEDSFGKFRRSLSKSIEHAEVPYELVLRHVAASRPQGATLFNVKFVQQPISMSVRHAAGVSFHPRFVCVEPKWDLLVDVFDNGGQTQLVATFDAEFLEGDLVSELLESFRFLLETSLADVAATGERLRSLVLGHVRRREQKSLERLDSCARALLQKHVQKRAGAPQSSGADHEEER is encoded by the coding sequence ATGCGTATGCGCATATTGGTTAACGGATTGCTTGATGGTGCTCGGCTAGAGGCGGCGGTTGACGCCGTTTGCCAGCGTCACGAGATTCTGACGTCAAGGTTTGACCTCGCCGAGTCTTCGGGATGGCCGCTGCAGACAGTCACGCAAGAACACCGTTGTATTACACTCACTTACCAGGAAGCAGAGTCTCACGACGGGATACACCGTGTGGATCTCGAGCTACCGGCGATCTGCTGTGACGCTGCCTCGCTGCGTGTTCTGTTTTCAGAGATTGTCGACGAATACGAGAGCCCAGGCCCCATTCCTCCTCCTGCCCTGCAGTACGCCCAATTCGCAGAGTGGCAGCTTGGAGGCGATCGGAAGGAATTCAGCAAATCATCTCGACGCACATTTCGCTTGCCGTTCGAAATAGAATCAAAGGGTGTGGGCGACGATCCGCAAACTTATTCGATCGGACTTGTTTGTCGTCGCGAAGATATCCAACATGTCGACGTCGAGGATATCCTTGTCTCGGCTTGGTGCGCAGCACTTTCAAGATTTGTCGAGACCGACCCGCTGATTTGTTCTGTATTTGATGATGGTCGGATATTTCCGGAGCTATTGGGCTGTGTTGGGCCGATAGCGCGCTACCTTAACGTGTCGGTTTCTTCTCCCGACAGCGATTTCTCTGATTATGTTGAGCGAGTGGCTCTTCAGCTTCAGAAGAAGTTCGACAATCCCATCTTTGAACTCCCCGGAAGCGATATCGGCTTTGCTTACCGAGAACGGACAGGAGAGGAAGTCGTCAAGTCGCGCAGGTGGCAACTTGAAGAATTGTCCGACTCGCCATCGCAATTCAAGATTGCTTTAAAGTGTGCCCAAAGCGAAAGCGGGATACTTGGCGCGATCCAATTCGATCGATCCAAGCTGGACGTTGGGCTGGTTGCATCAATTTCAGGTGTGTTTAAGACGTTCCTCGGAGCCAGTTTGAAATCACCGCTTCGCGCCGTGCAATCCATCGGCCTTTGCTCGCCCAATCAGTTCGATCAAGAGCATGCCCACCTAACCTCGAGCGACGGCGTCTCTTTGGGCGGACAATTTGTCACGAATGTCTACGACGCCTTTCATGCGCAAGTGCAACTTGGGGGACAACGTGTTGCATTGTCATCTGGCGATCAATCCATCAGCTTTGAGGAACTTGATGTTCGCGTGCGCTGTATCGCTGGGTGGTTAGTCGACAATGGATTGTGTTTGGAACAGTTTGTCGTACTTTGTCATTTGGATAGCGCGGAATTTGTTACCGCAGCCCTTGCTGTGATGTGTGCAGGTGGAGCATTTGTTCCGATATCTGACGAGTCACCGCCGAGCTTCATCAATGCGATCGAAAAACAACTCAAGCCTGCGTTCATCTTGACAAGCGATTCGGCATACGAGGGATTTTCTAACGCAGCAACGATTGTCCAATGTTTAAGTGACATTCCCAGCAGCGTCTTAGTGCGCGAGGTCGAGCAGAATGCAAAAGGAAGAAACCTGGCCTATTGTCTGTTCACCTCGGGATCGTCTGGTCGACCAAAAGGAGTTGGGGTCTCGCATCGAAGTCTGTTGCAGTACCTCGGAAACGCTGAACGCCATTACTTTGGTCACTCGAACAAGAGCTCCGTTCTCCATACATCGATATCCGCGGACCTGACCATTACCTCGTACCTAGGACCTTTGGTTACCGGAGGGTCAGTAGAGTGCCTGCCGAGTGGAACGGGGATCGATCGCTTAAACGCTCTCACTCGCTGTAAATCTAAATTCGGCGTTTTGAAAATGACCCCCAGTCATCTCCGAGCACTCACCGGAGCAATCGCAAACTGCCCTGCCTTCAAGTCGGTCCACACTTTGATACTTGGCGGTGAAGGGTTGCTTGGGGCAGATATCTCGGAGTGGCGGGCCGAGTATCCCAAATGCAAGATCATCAATGAGTATGGTCCTACCGAATCGACCGTTGGTTGTTCGCTCTTTGAGGTTTCGGCTCGACTCGAGAAAATACCAATCGGCACGGCGATGGATGGTTGCGAGATCTTCATTTTGGATCAGGATCTCAATCCACTTCCAGTGGGGATAACGGGAGACCTGTACATTGCCGGCAATGCGCTCGCGCGAGGGTACTTAGGAGATCCTGCGCTAACTGCGATTCGATTTGTACCGCACCCCAGGCGTAGCGGCCAGCGGATCTACAAGTCCGGCGACCTGGCTCGCAAGCGTCCTGACGGGCAGATCGAGTTTTGCGGTCGAATCGACGATCAGATGAAGGTGCGAGGGCATCGCGTCAGTGTTTCCGATGTTGAGTATTCAATTCGCCAACTCGATGCGATTGCAGATGTTGCAGTCGTTGCCAAAGGCAATGGAGAATCTGAAGTTTCATTGGCAGCCTACGTTGTTCTCAAACATCGTGAGGTCCATCGGGATGCGAAGCTTCGCGAGTTGCTCGGAGAAGTTCTGCTCGATTTCATGATTCCGAACGAATTGCACGTTGTTGATTCGATTCCTTACACCGTCAGTGGCAAAGTGAATCGGGCTCAACTCATCGAGCAGTCGGGTTCCGATGCACAGCGAAGCCATCCGCCGCGAGGTGTCGAAGAGGTACTTGCTTCTCTGTGGGCGCAAGTCCTGGGAACAGAAGAGATCGACTCTGGCGCGGACTTCTTTCGTCTGGGTGGTGACTCGATTCGCGCAGTACAGGTCGCGACACTCGCACGTAAACGCGGTCTAAGTCTTTCCACCGAAAACTTGTACCAAACGCCGGTCCTCCGTGAACTTGCGAGAACGCTACGAGCGGGGAACGAGCAAATTGAGTCGACGTTGCCGTTTGACCTGATCGACGCAAACGAGCATCCAAATTTGCCGGAGGAAATCGAGGATGCCTTTCCTGCCTCGTTCACTCAACAGGGAATGGTTTTTCACAATCGACTCGATCGCGACGAAGCCGTTTATCATGATATTTTTAGCTTTCACCTTGCCGCACCGTTTGACGAGCCAACATTTCGTCAGGCGCTCAACGGATTGATCTCGCGGCATCCGATATTGCGTGCTTCGTTTGACTTCGGCAACCACAATGCGCCGCTAGTGCTCATCCACAAAAACTCTCCTGACTCGCTTACTGTCGAAGACATTCGCTCTATTTCGCCCCAAAAGCAAGGTGTTGTCATCGACGGAGCCATCGCCGAAGAGAGAAAGACCGGCTTTGATGTCGATAAGTTGCCACTCATCCGTTTCAAGATTCATCGTCGAGGGGAGGATCAGTTTCAGTTCTTGCTCAGCTTCCATCATGCAATCATCGATGGTTGGAGCGATGCGACAATGCTGACGGAGTTGTTTTCCGATTATCTGAATCGACTGGAAGGCAAGCCACTTCGAATCTCGTCACCAGTATGTTCGTTTCGCGACTTTGTGAAGTTGGAGCTGGAAGCATCGAGGTCCGATACTGCGTTGGGCTACTGGAAAGGAGTCGTTGACGGTTGCGAGTACTTTCAGCTCAACCAGTACCATTTCATGCGTCCCCCAGCGGGTCGCAGATCCATCACGCGCAATTCGAAGTTGCCACGACAGCATACTATTCGACTTCGATCAATCGCCCGCGAAATGGCCGTTCCATTGAAGTCCGTGTTACTTAGCGCGCATTTTCGAGCCATGTCCGAGCTGTCGGGAAAGCGTGACGTCACGACCTTTGTGGTCGCTAGTGGACGTCAGGAGGTCGAAGACGGCGACCGTGTCCTGGGGCTCTTCATCAATAGCGTTCCCGTTCGATTGCAAGTCGATCGGTCTTGGAAACGGTTGATCGAGCAGGTCTATCGTGCCGAGTGCGACTTTCTTCCGCATCGTCGATGTCCAAACTCAATTATCAGGCAGTTCTGTCAGCATCCCATCTCGGACGTGCTATTCTATTTCACCGACTATCACATTTATCAACAGAGCCAATCTCTAAACCGCGTTGAACTCCTGGACTATAAGCCGCATGAAGTGACAAGCTTCCCATTGACCATCAGCTTTTCCGTTGATCCTAGATCTGATGACATTGAACTCGAGATCAATGCCAATGGATTCCAATTCAGTGAGTCGACGGTTCTTGAGATCGAATCATTGCTGCTGGCGAGTATCGAATCGGTTTCGCATTTTAAGGAGGGCCACCAGCCACCTCTTTCATGGACGTGTGAACCCGTGATTGATACAGGTGCCAACACCAGGTTTGATGGCTCCGACTTGTCGGTTGTTGAGCTGTTCGAGTCTCAGGCGGATCAAATCCCGCAGCATACTGCCGTCACGTGCGGGAATGCTACTCAGACGTTTGCGGACGTTCGGGAGATGGCAAATCACGTTTCTTCCAACTTGATTTCCTTGGAATTGAATCGCGAAGATCCTGTGATCGTGTGTATCCAGAGATGCCTGGAATTGCCGGCGATCATTCTTGGAATCATGCGAGCTGGTGGAGTCTACGTTCCGGTCAGCCCGGACACGCCTCCAGCTCGACTGCGCGAAATCGCATGTCGTCTGCGCCCGAGATTACTCGTCACTAACGCACAGGACGAGTTGTGCGGTATGAACTTGCATGATGGCAGCTTATCACCGGAAACCAAGATTATTGAGTTGGCAGACCTGTTGGCAGAGGGTGGAGCTTTCACGAAATCAACTACGATCACGCAGCAGTCACTTGCTTACACAATATTTACATCAGGCACGACCGGTCAGCCTAAGGGCGTCATGATCAACCATGAATCATTGACAAACCGCCTGCTGTGGATGAAGGCAGAGTACGTGGTCACAAGAGATGATCATATATTGCACAAGACACCCATGACGTTCGACGTATCCGTGTGGGAATTGCTTTTGCCGTTGATTAGCGGTGCGAGGTTAGTCATCGCATTGCCCGATGCGCACAAGAATCCTCGCGAACTCTGTTCTCTGATAGAGGCACAAGCCGTCTCGATTGTGCACTTTGTCCCTACACTTCTATCCGAGTTTCTCCACGACATTCCGGCTAGTTGTCGCTTGCCAAGGCTTCGCGTCCTGATCTGTAGTGGAGAAGAATTAACTAATCGAGCGTGTGAGTTGCTTCACGAAAGACTTCCAAGCGTCGACATCGTAAACTTGTATGGGCCAACCGAAGCTACTATTGACGTGTCTGCCCATCGCTATGTGTTTCCCGAACAACCGCCCATTCCGATCGGGCGCGCCATCGACAATGTAACCCTTTGCGTTCTGGACGATTTGGTTCCCGTCGCTCCGGGGGGCCATGGGGAACTGTGCATTGGCGGTGTTGCTGTTGCGCGTGGCTACTTCAACCAGCCCGATTTGACGGCTGAGCGATTCGTTCCCGATCCCTTCGGACGGCCCGGCTCTCGGATGTATCGAACCGGCGACATCGCTCGAACCTTGCCCAGCGGCGAGATTGCTTACCTTGGAAGGTCGGACCGGCAGGTGAAGGTCCTAGGTGTTCGAATCGAGCTCGAGGAGGTCGAACGAGTTTTGCGAAGTCACGTGGGCGTTTCGGATGTTGCGGCAGTCCTTTATCAAAACAAGGCCGGCGAACACCAGCAGATCGTCGTCTTTGTTGTGAAATCCGATCCATCATTATCGGTCAACGCAATCAACCATCACTATCGCGAGCACCTTACGTCGGTCGTACCCGCAGTCATCTTTCTCGATCAACTTCCAAGGCTTGCATCGGGGAAAATTGATCGTAGCAATCTACCGGACCCAACTAAGTTGTTGTCCGAGCGAACCGTTGCGCAGCCGGCGTCGGGGACTGAGCAGGTGGTGGCGCGCATCTGGAAAGAGGTGTTGGGACTTGAATTTGTGGGTCGTGAGGACAACTTCTTTCAACTCGGCGGTAATTCGCTCGAGTTGATGCGTGTGTCTGCTAGGTTGAAATCGGAATTGGGAGCCGACGTATCGATCAAAGACTTGTATGGGTGCAACGATCTTGCAGAATGCGCCTCCATTACACAGAAATCGGATAACTGGGATCAATATGATCCAGGGCATCAGATTCAAACGAAAGAGGGCGGGCGTTTTGAGGCCTCGTTGTCGCAAGAGGGAATTTGGATCGCCATCAATTCTGGGCGGGCCTCGAACAGCGGTTTTCAGATACCCGTGTTGTTGGAGTGCGAGGGTGAGTTGGACCTCACCTCCCTAGAACGTAGCGTGCAGCATCTTGACCGGCTTTATCCTGCGTTGCGTTCGCGCTTTTGCAATGATTCGGGCAGTCTTTCGTTTGAGATTATCGACAACCCAACTCCGAATCGAATTGTGATGTGTCGCGGTGAGGAGGTTGATTTTCGAGGATGGATCGACAACCAATTGGAAAGTCTGAATGATCTGGAGACAGGATGCCTGTTTGGTGTCTCGGTCGTTCAACATTCGCCCTCACGGTTTGACGTTCTGATCGTCGTGCATCACATCGTTGCTGACGGATGGTCGATGCAAGTGCTACTCAACGATCTCTGCGAAACGTATGAGTGTATAGTCAATGGCAGATCCACCCGAGCAACCTGCGAGCCCAACTACTGCGAGTTGGATCGATTGGCCGCTGATCGCAGGAAGTTTGAAAGAGGTGATTGGAATTCCGACCTAAATTGGTGGCAACAGAGACTAAGTGAATTTCGAGATATTCCGTTGGCGAAGAATCCGTGTCTGGCGGCGACGAATCGCGTTAGTGCCGAAACACAAGAAAGGCACGCTGATGCGGAATCGAACGGGGAGTATCGAACGCAAGAATTGAGTCTTTCGCTTAGTGCTCGCGCGACAGAATACGCTCAAGCAAATCACGCTTCTTCCTTCGCCGTGATGTTACACAGTTTCTTTCAACTACTTTCATTCTACACAGAAGAACGTGATCTTGTCGTAGGGACGGATGTTGCTCGTCAGCCGGGCAACCAGGATACAGTTGGATGTTTCACCAATCAGATGCCGATTCGACACGAGCTAGATTGGGAAGATACTTACGAGGATTCGTTCGGCAAGTTTCGGCGTTCATTGTCGAAGAGTATCGAACACGCGGAGGTTCCCTATGAATTGGTGCTCAGACACGTTGCTGCGTCGAGACCACAGGGCGCAACGCTCTTCAACGTCAAGTTCGTACAACAACCAATATCGATGTCGGTCCGACACGCTGCGGGAGTCTCGTTTCATCCTCGATTCGTATGCGTTGAACCGAAGTGGGACTTGCTCGTCGATGTATTCGACAATGGCGGTCAAACTCAACTGGTGGCAACATTCGACGCAGAGTTCCTTGAAGGCGATTTGGTCAGCGAATTGCTGGAGTCCTTTCGCTTCTTGTTGGAAACGAGTCTAGCCGATGTGGCGGCGACCGGTGAACGCCTTCGAAGTCTTGTGCTGGGTCATGTGCGCCGGCGAGAGCAGAAATCACTCGAACGTCTGGATTCTTGTGCTCGTGCCTTGTTACAAAAGCATGTTCAAAAGAGAGCCGGCGCCCCTCAATCCTCTGGTGCTGATCATGAAGAAGAACGTTAA
- the asnB gene encoding asparagine synthase (glutamine-hydrolyzing), which produces MCGICAVFSKDADASNELVSKGISAIRHRGTDGIGIWSSDDQAIAMGHVRLSLMDLANGAQPLFNETGEIASVVSGEFYDSALLRDRLIATGHHLRTSSDSEILIHLYEDLGTNCLEHLDGEFAFVLWDSKRKRIFAARDRFGVKPLYYAESNNRLYLASEAKALFAMGIKPAWDEQSVFQHLLACMDNDRSLFHSVRQVRPGSYLTDSGAGIDRKSYWELSFDAAETESDRSEAELLNEVRTELRSSVSSRMVADVPVGFMLSGGLDSSIVTSLGMQSRPIGSSAFTVRFEHAAYDESLRARAVADHCGTPLVEIRVGLREIADHFAKAVWHGETVCFNGHAQARFLLSQQISRHGFKAVVGGEGADELFAGYHFFDSPNPERGVDKTKVNELASVIDQLGCLPSMIQGFWQARKPIRELLSQDWKARSRNPFESMLENLDIKEISKYQPLTQSQSIWIQTFLPNYVLAAERLDMAHSVEVRQPFLSHKLFDVVKHVPANLLRNRFADKPLLRKASSDWLPHEILKCPKHPFTAPPATLNDNPLMEFFFDVFHSRDFQDLPFFDCEKVIRLVDGLESMTPSQRIAMDQPLSIIASLCVLQREFISGSKPIALH; this is translated from the coding sequence ATGTGTGGAATATGTGCAGTATTCTCGAAAGACGCCGACGCATCGAACGAGCTCGTTAGCAAAGGCATTTCGGCGATACGACATCGAGGCACGGACGGAATCGGGATCTGGTCGTCAGATGATCAGGCGATCGCAATGGGGCATGTTCGGTTGAGCTTGATGGATCTGGCAAATGGTGCCCAGCCCTTGTTTAACGAAACCGGAGAGATTGCATCGGTCGTTTCCGGCGAATTTTACGACAGCGCGCTGTTGCGTGACCGACTGATCGCGACGGGGCATCACCTGCGAACATCTTCTGACAGTGAGATATTGATCCATCTGTACGAAGATCTCGGTACAAATTGCTTGGAGCATTTGGATGGTGAATTCGCATTTGTCTTGTGGGATTCGAAAAGGAAACGCATATTCGCAGCCCGCGATCGATTTGGTGTAAAGCCACTGTATTACGCTGAATCGAATAATCGCTTGTATCTCGCCTCCGAAGCTAAAGCACTCTTCGCCATGGGAATCAAACCTGCCTGGGACGAGCAATCGGTGTTTCAGCATCTCTTGGCGTGCATGGATAACGATCGAAGCTTGTTTCATTCGGTCAGGCAAGTACGACCAGGATCATATTTGACCGATTCCGGTGCGGGCATCGATCGCAAGTCCTACTGGGAACTCTCGTTTGACGCTGCGGAGACAGAAAGCGATCGCAGCGAAGCGGAGCTCTTGAACGAAGTGAGAACCGAGCTCCGAAGTTCGGTGTCAAGCCGGATGGTCGCAGATGTTCCAGTCGGATTCATGCTAAGCGGAGGGCTTGACTCCTCGATCGTTACAAGTCTCGGAATGCAGTCGAGACCGATCGGATCGTCCGCGTTTACGGTTCGCTTTGAGCATGCCGCGTACGATGAGTCCTTGCGCGCGAGGGCGGTTGCGGATCATTGCGGTACACCTCTTGTGGAAATCCGCGTCGGCTTGCGCGAAATCGCAGACCATTTTGCGAAGGCAGTTTGGCATGGTGAGACCGTTTGTTTCAATGGTCATGCTCAAGCACGATTCTTGCTTTCTCAGCAGATTTCCCGCCACGGGTTCAAGGCCGTTGTCGGCGGTGAAGGCGCCGACGAGCTTTTCGCGGGGTACCATTTTTTTGACAGCCCAAACCCTGAGCGAGGCGTCGACAAAACGAAGGTCAACGAACTCGCATCCGTCATTGATCAGCTTGGCTGCTTGCCTTCAATGATCCAAGGGTTTTGGCAGGCTCGTAAGCCGATCCGTGAATTACTTTCGCAAGACTGGAAAGCTCGTTCCCGCAATCCATTCGAATCGATGTTGGAGAATTTAGATATCAAAGAGATCTCAAAGTACCAGCCATTGACGCAATCGCAATCCATCTGGATACAGACGTTTCTTCCCAACTACGTATTGGCCGCCGAGAGACTGGATATGGCGCACAGCGTCGAAGTTCGCCAGCCTTTTCTGAGCCACAAGCTTTTTGACGTTGTCAAACATGTGCCGGCAAACCTGCTTAGAAACCGATTCGCTGACAAGCCTTTGTTGCGAAAGGCATCTTCGGATTGGCTGCCACACGAAATCTTGAAGTGTCCCAAGCATCCGTTCACAGCTCCGCCGGCGACGTTGAACGACAATCCACTTATGGAGTTCTTTTTCGATGTTTTTCACAGTAGGGACTTTCAGGACTTGCCGTTCTTTGACTGCGAAAAGGTGATACGATTGGTCGATGGCTTAGAGTCAATGACACCCAGCCAACGCATCGCTATGGATCAACCATTGTCCATCATCGCCTCATTGTGCGTGCTGCAACGCGAATTCATATCTGGATCCAAGCCCATTGCACTACACTAA